One Deltaproteobacteria bacterium DNA segment encodes these proteins:
- the leuC gene encoding 3-isopropylmalate dehydratase large subunit, which produces MPTLFEKIWDRHVVKARGDDVLLYIDRHLVHEVTSPQAFTGLSAAGRSVRRPGAMLAVPDHNVPTTPDRSVRIEDRGSREQIQALRENALGAGIALFDIDDPRQGIVHIIGPESGLVQPGITVVCGDSHTGTLGAFGAIAFGIGTSEVEHVLATQALWQKKPLQMRVAVNGTLGSFVTPKDIILAVIAKIGAAGGTGYALEFSGETVRRMSMEGRMTVCNMTIEAGARFGLIAPDEITFAYLTGRPLAPPTELRDAAVEYWKGLPSDLDAKWDLEVALAVDSLEPHVTWGTSPQDALPVGGAVPDPGDQADPGERARMRRALEYMALSPGTRMTDIPVDKVFIGSCTNSRIEDLRAAAAVAKGRKVAPGVTALVVPGSGLVKRQAEEEGLDRVFLDAGFQWRLPGCSMCLGMNPDKLRPGERCASTSNRNFEGRQGPGGRTHLMSPPMAAAAAIAGRIVDVREVAR; this is translated from the coding sequence ATGCCGACGCTGTTCGAAAAGATCTGGGACCGACACGTCGTGAAGGCGCGGGGGGACGACGTCCTCCTCTACATCGACCGGCACCTGGTGCACGAAGTGACGAGCCCCCAGGCGTTCACGGGTCTTTCGGCCGCCGGCCGATCCGTCCGCCGCCCCGGGGCGATGCTGGCCGTGCCCGACCACAACGTGCCGACCACGCCGGACCGCTCGGTGCGGATCGAAGACCGGGGGAGCCGCGAGCAGATCCAGGCCCTGCGGGAAAACGCCCTCGGCGCGGGGATCGCCCTGTTCGATATCGACGACCCGCGGCAGGGGATCGTCCACATCATCGGTCCCGAGTCGGGGCTCGTCCAACCGGGGATTACGGTCGTCTGCGGCGATTCCCACACCGGCACGCTCGGGGCGTTCGGCGCCATCGCCTTCGGGATCGGCACCTCCGAGGTGGAGCACGTACTGGCGACCCAGGCGCTGTGGCAGAAGAAGCCGCTCCAGATGCGCGTCGCGGTGAACGGGACGCTGGGTTCCTTCGTCACCCCGAAGGACATCATCCTCGCCGTGATCGCGAAGATCGGCGCCGCCGGAGGGACGGGGTACGCCCTCGAGTTCTCGGGAGAGACGGTCCGCCGGATGTCGATGGAGGGCCGGATGACCGTGTGCAACATGACGATCGAGGCGGGGGCGCGCTTCGGCCTCATCGCCCCCGACGAGATCACCTTCGCGTATCTTACGGGGAGGCCGCTTGCGCCGCCGACCGAACTGCGGGACGCCGCCGTGGAGTACTGGAAAGGATTGCCGTCCGACCTTGATGCGAAATGGGACCTCGAGGTGGCGCTTGCGGTGGATTCCCTCGAGCCGCACGTCACCTGGGGGACGAGCCCGCAGGACGCCCTCCCCGTCGGCGGCGCCGTACCGGATCCGGGGGATCAGGCGGACCCCGGGGAGCGGGCCCGGATGCGGCGGGCGCTGGAGTATATGGCGCTCTCCCCCGGGACGCGGATGACCGACATCCCCGTGGACAAGGTGTTCATCGGCTCCTGCACCAACTCGCGGATCGAGGATCTGCGGGCTGCCGCCGCGGTGGCGAAGGGGCGCAAGGTTGCGCCCGGGGTGACGGCGCTGGTCGTACCGGGGTCGGGACTGGTGAAGCGGCAGGCGGAGGAGGAGGGGTTGGACCGGGTCTTCCTCGACGCCGGCTTCCAGTGGCGTCTCCCGGGGTGCTCGATGTGCCTCGGCATGAACCCGGACAAGCTTCGGCCCGGGGAACGGTGCGCCTCCACCTCGAACCGGAACTTCGAGGGGCGGCAGGGGCCGGGCGGGCGGACGCACCTGATGAGCCCGCCGATGGCGGCCGCGGCGGCGATCGCCGGGCGCATCGTGGACGTGCGAGAGGTGGCGCGATGA
- the leuD gene encoding 3-isopropylmalate dehydratase small subunit, with amino-acid sequence MREKFLSLSTVGVPLDRKNVDTDAIIPARYLKTIKRTGLGEGLFFAWRYDMDGKEQPDFPLNRPSFRGGKVLVTGENFGCGSSREHAVWALMDFGFRAVIAPSFSDIFHNNCLKNGMLPVTLPAAAVRSLIDALLAAPGGKVEVDLEGQTVTGPNGDIHAFGVASFAKTCLLEGLDEIALTLTSAAEIDRYEREWKKTTPWLFLDLAG; translated from the coding sequence ATGAGGGAGAAGTTCCTTTCCTTGAGCACGGTGGGGGTCCCCCTGGACCGGAAAAACGTCGACACGGACGCCATCATCCCCGCGCGGTATCTCAAGACGATCAAGCGCACGGGATTGGGCGAGGGGCTCTTCTTCGCTTGGCGGTACGACATGGACGGGAAGGAGCAACCCGACTTCCCGCTGAACCGGCCTTCGTTCCGCGGCGGCAAGGTGTTGGTGACGGGGGAGAACTTCGGCTGCGGCTCCTCCCGCGAGCATGCCGTGTGGGCATTGATGGACTTCGGTTTCCGCGCGGTGATCGCCCCGTCGTTCAGCGACATCTTTCACAACAACTGCCTGAAGAACGGGATGCTGCCGGTGACGCTCCCGGCGGCGGCGGTGCGCTCGCTGATCGACGCCCTGCTCGCCGCGCCGGGCGGCAAGGTGGAGGTGGACCTGGAGGGGCAGACGGTTACGGGCCCGAACGGCGACATTCACGCATTCGGGGTCGCCTCCTTCGCGAAAACGTGTCTCCTCGAGGGGTTGGACGAGATCGCCCTGACCCTCACGAGCGCAGCGGAGATCGACCGGTACGAGCGGGAGTGGAAGAAGACGACGCCGTGGCTGTTCCTGGATCTCGCCGGATGA